Proteins found in one Desulfurispora thermophila DSM 16022 genomic segment:
- the gltX gene encoding glutamate--tRNA ligase, whose amino-acid sequence MSAPVRVRFAPSPTGPLHIGGARSALFNWLFARRYGGTFIVRMEDTDLERSSRQSEQEILTSLRWLGLDWDEGIEVGGPHAPYRQTERLELYKKYADILLQHGRAYHCFCTEEELAAEREAQLARGVTPAYSGRCRHLTEGQKQAFLAQGRRPVVRFAVPGGRVLTVSDLVRGEVHFESEGIGDFIIVKSDGIPTYNFAVVVDDHEMGITHVIRAEEHLSNTPRQILLYEALGWSCPQFAHVSLILGQDRSKMSKRHGATSIEQYREMGYLPEALVNFLALLGWSPGGEQEVLSLEEIKSMFSLDRVAKNPAVFDMDKLNWLNGHYIRQADLDRLTTLALPYLQRAGYAPASPTAADMRQLKRLMVAVRPYLSCLAEIEQHLPLYFADSVEPADEEARQVLTGEHVPGVLAGLADKLAGREEIDEEEARAILKSLPKELGLPGKKVYLPLRVALTGRTHGPELYQFIPALGPQRVLKRLVMAGGC is encoded by the coding sequence TTGTCAGCACCTGTAAGGGTGCGTTTTGCACCCAGCCCAACGGGACCGTTACATATTGGCGGGGCCAGATCGGCCCTGTTCAACTGGCTTTTTGCCCGCCGTTACGGCGGTACCTTTATTGTGCGTATGGAGGATACCGACCTGGAACGCAGTTCGCGCCAGTCCGAGCAGGAGATTTTGACCTCCTTGCGCTGGCTGGGACTGGACTGGGATGAAGGAATAGAAGTGGGCGGACCCCACGCCCCCTACCGGCAGACCGAGCGTCTTGAACTATACAAAAAATACGCTGATATATTGCTCCAGCACGGACGGGCTTATCATTGCTTTTGCACAGAAGAAGAACTGGCCGCCGAAAGGGAGGCCCAGCTGGCCCGGGGCGTTACTCCGGCTTACAGCGGACGCTGCCGGCACTTGACTGAGGGGCAAAAGCAGGCGTTTTTAGCGCAGGGGCGCCGGCCGGTGGTGCGCTTTGCCGTGCCGGGGGGGCGTGTGCTGACGGTGTCCGACCTGGTACGGGGAGAAGTGCACTTCGAAAGTGAAGGTATTGGCGATTTTATTATTGTCAAATCCGATGGCATACCCACATATAATTTTGCCGTAGTGGTTGATGATCATGAAATGGGCATCACCCATGTTATCAGGGCTGAGGAACATCTTTCCAATACACCGCGGCAAATATTGCTCTACGAAGCGCTGGGTTGGTCTTGCCCGCAATTTGCGCATGTTTCGCTGATTTTGGGCCAGGATCGCAGCAAGATGAGCAAGCGCCACGGCGCCACTTCTATAGAACAATATCGGGAAATGGGATATTTGCCGGAAGCTCTGGTCAACTTCCTGGCCCTGCTGGGCTGGTCGCCGGGGGGGGAACAGGAGGTCCTGTCTCTGGAAGAAATAAAATCCATGTTTTCCCTGGACCGGGTGGCCAAAAACCCGGCCGTCTTCGATATGGATAAACTGAACTGGCTGAATGGGCACTATATCCGTCAGGCCGATCTGGATCGCTTGACCACCTTGGCGCTGCCTTACCTGCAAAGGGCGGGCTATGCGCCGGCCAGTCCCACGGCGGCCGATATGAGGCAGCTTAAGCGCTTGATGGTGGCAGTGCGACCTTATTTGAGTTGTTTGGCGGAAATAGAGCAGCATCTACCGCTTTATTTTGCCGACAGTGTGGAACCGGCGGATGAGGAGGCCCGCCAGGTCCTGACCGGTGAGCATGTACCGGGCGTGCTGGCCGGTTTGGCGGATAAGCTGGCCGGAAGGGAAGAAATTGATGAGGAAGAGGCCAGGGCCATTTTGAAGTCTTTGCCCAAGGAGCTGGGACTGCCGGGCAAGAAAGTATATTTACCGCTGCGCGTGGCTCTGACCGGGCGCACGCACGGCCCCGAGCTTTATCAGTTTATCCCCGCCCTGGGGCCGCAGCGCGTTTTGAAGCGCTTGGTTATGGCCGGTGGGTGCTGA
- the cysE gene encoding serine O-acetyltransferase, with protein MFGRLRRDIQAVMERDPAAKSVLEVLLCYPGLHAVWMHRIAHFFYRRKFFLVARLISQIARFLTHIEIHPGAKIGEGLFIDHGSGVVIGETAEIGDNVTLYQGVTLGGTGKEKGKRHPTIGNNVVISAGAKVLGSFTVGDNSKIGAGSVVLKSVPPNSTVVGVPGRVVVQDGQKVDHAAPPQIDLRHDQLPDPVSETIACLLQNIEALEKRVRQLEKALQMKSEPQPLNTCKGGSDFDSDI; from the coding sequence ATGTTTGGCAGGCTGCGCCGCGACATCCAGGCGGTGATGGAGCGCGATCCGGCAGCAAAAAGCGTGCTGGAGGTGTTGCTTTGTTATCCCGGACTGCACGCCGTCTGGATGCATCGCATTGCCCATTTTTTTTACCGGCGCAAGTTTTTCCTCGTGGCCCGGTTGATTTCGCAAATCGCTCGCTTTTTAACCCATATTGAAATCCACCCCGGAGCCAAAATAGGCGAGGGTTTGTTTATTGACCACGGCAGCGGTGTGGTAATAGGTGAAACAGCCGAAATTGGCGATAATGTTACCCTTTACCAGGGAGTGACACTGGGAGGTACGGGTAAGGAAAAAGGTAAGCGCCATCCCACCATTGGCAACAATGTGGTGATCAGCGCCGGGGCCAAAGTGCTGGGTTCGTTTACTGTGGGAGATAACTCCAAGATTGGTGCCGGTTCGGTGGTCTTAAAGAGCGTGCCGCCCAACAGCACGGTGGTGGGTGTGCCCGGCCGGGTGGTGGTCCAAGACGGCCAAAAGGTAGACCATGCTGCGCCGCCCCAAATTGACCTGCGCCATGACCAGCTGCCCGACCCGGTTTCCGAAACCATAGCTTGTCTTTTGCAAAACATTGAGGCGCTGGAAAAAAGAGTGCGCCAGCTGGAAAAAGCATTACAGATGAAAAGCGAGCCGCAGCCACTGAATACCTGCAAGGGAGGCAGTGATTTTGATTCAGATATATAA
- the cysS gene encoding cysteine--tRNA ligase, whose protein sequence is MQIYNTLTRCKEEFISRQAGQVAMYVCGPTTYNYIHLGNARPLVFFDTVRRYFQYRGYRVIYVQNFTDIDDKIIKRAQEEKMDAMALAEKYVQEYFLDADALNVLRADVHPRVSAHLPEIIDMVQRLVERGHAYVVDGDVYFDILSFPAYGKLSGRRLEEMQAGARVEVDERKKHPMDFALWKAAKPGEPAWDSPWGPGRPGWHIECSAMSLKYLGTGFDIHGGGSDLIFPHHENEVAQSEAATGQPFARYWMHNGFITVNQEKMSKSLGNFFLVREILAKYPPAVVRFFLLGTHYRSPLDFDDQKLEAAGKGLERVRNCYRLLEERLMQAPEQTSGDESDWLAELGRRRQQFIAAMDDDFNTALAVGILFDLVSDINAALHRGEVFSRQAWQAARKLVEEFNNVLGIFKTAPDGKIILDSGMAAGELTERLIQLIIDLRQQARAKKDWATADKIRDDLKALGIILEDTPKGVRWKCSS, encoded by the coding sequence ATTCAGATATATAATACTCTGACCCGGTGCAAGGAAGAGTTTATCTCCCGTCAGGCCGGGCAGGTGGCCATGTATGTTTGCGGTCCGACGACGTACAACTATATCCACCTGGGCAATGCCCGGCCGCTGGTTTTTTTCGATACAGTGCGCCGTTATTTCCAGTACCGGGGTTACCGGGTCATCTATGTCCAGAATTTCACCGATATTGATGATAAAATCATCAAGCGGGCGCAGGAAGAAAAAATGGACGCCATGGCTCTGGCGGAAAAATATGTACAGGAATATTTTCTGGACGCGGATGCCTTAAATGTGTTGCGCGCCGATGTGCACCCGCGGGTTTCCGCCCATTTGCCCGAAATTATCGACATGGTGCAGCGGCTGGTGGAGCGCGGCCATGCCTATGTGGTAGATGGTGATGTTTACTTCGATATCCTATCCTTTCCCGCATACGGCAAGCTTTCCGGCCGGCGCCTGGAGGAGATGCAGGCCGGGGCGCGGGTGGAAGTGGACGAGCGCAAAAAGCACCCCATGGATTTTGCCCTCTGGAAGGCGGCCAAGCCGGGAGAGCCGGCCTGGGACAGTCCCTGGGGGCCGGGCCGTCCCGGCTGGCATATTGAATGTTCGGCCATGTCTTTAAAGTATCTGGGCACCGGGTTTGACATTCACGGTGGGGGTAGCGATTTGATTTTCCCCCACCATGAGAACGAGGTAGCCCAGAGTGAAGCGGCTACCGGACAACCCTTTGCCCGTTATTGGATGCACAACGGTTTTATAACAGTTAATCAGGAAAAAATGTCCAAATCGCTGGGCAACTTCTTTCTGGTTCGCGAAATATTGGCCAAATATCCTCCGGCGGTGGTGCGCTTTTTCCTGCTGGGTACCCACTACCGCAGCCCGCTGGATTTTGATGACCAGAAACTGGAAGCGGCAGGCAAGGGACTGGAGCGGGTGCGCAACTGCTACCGCCTGCTGGAGGAGAGGTTAATGCAGGCGCCGGAACAAACGTCCGGAGATGAGAGTGACTGGCTGGCCGAGCTGGGGCGGAGGCGCCAGCAGTTCATAGCCGCCATGGACGATGATTTCAATACCGCGCTGGCTGTGGGGATTTTGTTTGACCTGGTCAGCGATATTAATGCCGCCCTGCACCGGGGGGAAGTTTTTTCCCGCCAGGCCTGGCAGGCGGCCCGAAAGCTTGTGGAAGAATTTAATAATGTTTTGGGTATTTTTAAAACCGCGCCCGATGGGAAAATAATACTGGATAGCGGTATGGCGGCGGGAGAATTGACCGAGAGGCTAATCCAGCTGATTATCGACCTGCGCCAGCAGGCCCGGGCCAAAAAGGACTGGGCCACGGCGGACAAGATTCGCGACGACTTAAAAGCGCTGGGCATTATTTTGGAGGATACACCAAAAGGCGTGCGATGGAAATGTTCGAGTTAA
- a CDS encoding Mini-ribonuclease 3: MFELNDRVQRPELVSPLVLAYLGDAVYELAVRLHLIQQSAGQVSKLHRLAVDYVRADAQAAALQYIEPYLEPAELAMARRGRNANSGHPPRGADLLSYRRSTGLECLIGYLFLSGHQERLRQLLELIFAYLEKKEAEN, translated from the coding sequence ATGTTCGAGTTAAATGATCGGGTGCAGCGGCCCGAGCTGGTATCGCCCCTGGTACTGGCCTATCTGGGTGATGCGGTTTATGAATTGGCTGTACGCCTGCATTTGATACAACAATCCGCCGGGCAGGTGAGCAAGTTACACCGGCTGGCTGTGGATTATGTGCGAGCTGATGCACAGGCGGCGGCTTTGCAGTATATAGAGCCTTACCTGGAGCCTGCTGAACTGGCCATGGCCCGGCGGGGGCGCAATGCCAACAGCGGACATCCGCCGCGCGGAGCCGATCTACTGAGTTACCGGCGCAGTACGGGACTGGAATGCCTGATAGGCTATCTGTTTTTGAGCGGACACCAGGAAAGGCTCCGGCAATTGTTGGAGTTAATTTTTGCTTATTTGGAGAAAAAAGAAGCTGAAAATTAA
- the rlmB gene encoding 23S rRNA (guanosine(2251)-2'-O)-methyltransferase RlmB, whose product MEEKENTAIAGHHPVREALLAGTPLNKIYYAAGQAAALKDILSLARERGIPLIAVEKQKLQSMVPGVRHQGVVALAAPRAYVDMTDILVRAGEDAPFILLLNEINDPHNLGAILRTADAVGVHGVVIPKRRAAPLTPAVAKSAAGALEHVPVARVTNMVQAIKGLKEAGLWVAGAHPAGRPYWQADLSGPLALVVGGEDKGLGRLVEESCDFLVSIPMYGRVSSLNASVAAALLLYEVRRQRGESRP is encoded by the coding sequence ATGGAAGAAAAAGAAAATACCGCAATCGCCGGCCACCATCCCGTTCGGGAGGCCTTGTTGGCCGGAACCCCCCTGAATAAAATATACTATGCAGCCGGGCAGGCTGCAGCCTTGAAAGATATTCTATCGCTGGCCAGGGAGCGGGGCATACCACTGATTGCGGTGGAGAAGCAGAAGCTGCAAAGCATGGTTCCCGGTGTGCGGCACCAGGGTGTGGTGGCCCTTGCGGCACCCCGGGCTTATGTAGATATGACGGATATACTGGTACGGGCCGGAGAGGATGCTCCATTCATCCTGCTGCTCAATGAGATCAACGATCCTCACAACCTGGGAGCCATCCTGCGTACCGCCGATGCAGTCGGGGTGCATGGTGTGGTCATCCCCAAACGTCGTGCTGCGCCACTTACTCCCGCTGTAGCCAAATCTGCGGCCGGTGCGCTGGAACATGTGCCGGTGGCCCGGGTAACCAATATGGTGCAGGCCATAAAGGGCTTAAAAGAAGCCGGCCTGTGGGTGGCAGGTGCTCATCCCGCCGGTCGCCCCTACTGGCAGGCCGATCTTTCCGGGCCCCTGGCCCTGGTGGTGGGGGGCGAAGACAAAGGGTTGGGCAGGCTGGTGGAAGAGAGTTGCGATTTTTTAGTGAGCATCCCCATGTACGGGCGGGTTTCTTCTCTTAATGCCTCGGTGGCGGCGGCGCTGCTTCTTTACGAGGTGCGTCGCCAGAGGGGAGAAAGCCGTCCATGA
- a CDS encoding NYN domain-containing protein → MKEYLLVDGYNIIHAWPDLQKIKEESLEHARDKLVEQMINYAARSGEHVIVVFDAHQVKNSLAHSEVVAGVEIYYTAEGETADAVIERMAGELKDKGRVHVATSDAAEQTIILGRGAYRMTPGELKKRLQSVQKDTQRFYQTDLPAERYLENRLVDNIRQRLEQMRRGQ, encoded by the coding sequence ATGAAGGAATACCTGTTGGTGGATGGTTACAATATCATTCACGCCTGGCCCGACCTGCAGAAGATCAAGGAAGAAAGTCTGGAGCACGCCCGGGATAAACTGGTTGAGCAGATGATTAACTATGCCGCCCGCAGCGGTGAACATGTGATTGTGGTATTTGATGCCCACCAGGTCAAAAACAGCCTGGCCCACAGCGAGGTAGTCGCCGGTGTGGAAATTTATTACACCGCGGAAGGAGAGACGGCTGACGCCGTGATTGAGCGAATGGCCGGGGAATTAAAAGACAAGGGTCGGGTGCATGTGGCTACATCGGATGCGGCCGAGCAGACCATCATTCTGGGCCGGGGGGCTTACCGCATGACTCCGGGGGAGTTGAAAAAACGCCTGCAATCGGTGCAAAAAGATACCCAGCGCTTCTATCAGACCGACCTGCCGGCGGAAAGGTATCTGGAAAACCGTCTGGTGGACAACATCCGCCAGCGTTTGGAGCAAATGCGGCGGGGGCAGTAA
- the sigH gene encoding RNA polymerase sporulation sigma factor SigH produces MSLQAQKEVAGEFHLMVDEDVVEFAREGDIEALEYLINKYKNFVRAKARSYFLIGADREDIIQEGMIGLYKAIRDFRTDKLSSFRAFAELCITRQIITAIKTATRQKHIPLNSYVSLNKPIYDEDSDRTLLDVISGTKITDPEELIISREEFYDIEEKMGEILSSLEWQVLMSYLEGKSYQEIAEDLKRHVKSIDNALQRVKRKLERYLEKREA; encoded by the coding sequence GTGAGCCTGCAAGCCCAGAAGGAGGTTGCCGGGGAATTTCATCTGATGGTGGACGAAGATGTTGTGGAATTTGCCCGGGAAGGCGATATTGAGGCCCTGGAATATTTGATCAACAAGTATAAGAACTTTGTCCGCGCCAAAGCCCGCTCATATTTTTTAATTGGTGCCGATCGGGAGGATATAATCCAGGAAGGCATGATTGGTCTGTACAAGGCCATTCGTGATTTCAGAACGGACAAGCTGTCCTCCTTCCGCGCTTTTGCCGAACTGTGCATTACCAGGCAGATTATTACGGCCATCAAAACGGCCACCCGGCAAAAGCACATCCCGTTAAACTCCTATGTTTCTCTCAATAAGCCCATTTACGATGAAGATTCCGACCGCACCCTTCTGGACGTTATCTCCGGCACAAAAATTACCGATCCGGAAGAACTGATTATTAGCCGGGAAGAGTTTTATGATATTGAGGAAAAAATGGGGGAAATTTTAAGTTCGCTGGAGTGGCAGGTGCTCATGTCCTACCTGGAGGGCAAATCCTATCAGGAAATTGCCGAGGATTTAAAAAGACACGTCAAGTCCATTGACAATGCCCTGCAACGGGTTAAGCGCAAGCTGGAACGATACCTGGAGAAAAGGGAAGCGTAG
- a CDS encoding methyl-accepting chemotaxis protein yields the protein MLAGWQMWRMIASYDKIISHETALVHALQETLLAFEEQCIIYQTFLLTSEMTYFDQFYELQAGFGKKLQQVEKMLYMPSERQALAQLRLGYNQYMEYAKQLRAQKENVLRQQKDPNWQKGVDFQSVLFRQMQENKAMIDRVKEPAQQLIAAKMVDLQVSHSRNQRLVKLAWLMLCLLMVVVLMSGLVLRQYVVRFIVRPLGEIEEKTTLLAAGDLTAASIKVVSGDEIGSLARSFNAMQNELRQLVGGIGQRAGLLSRVSNVLNQIAGQSARGGRRSSDSAGRVQSSLQEIESGVAKLAGSMQEAAQLAVQGRSSLAGMEEQMSLISVAMREISTCLWQLQTAAGHIGEMSSGIKRIASQTGILALNAAIEAARAGEAGRGFAVVAGEVKVLAEQTMQFARQIEQSLGEVSSSIAITEQAVGQGNQRVEQGCAVLEQTMQQLGLVITNVEDLAANFAQIAAGVQQAMPLVAEMHYDACQQAELAERTASLACELLKLAGDLQGLVDNFRLAEQAGGTNGEAEQIGSWAA from the coding sequence ATGCTGGCAGGCTGGCAAATGTGGCGGATGATTGCTTCTTATGACAAAATAATAAGCCATGAAACCGCTCTGGTGCATGCGCTGCAGGAAACGCTGCTGGCCTTTGAGGAGCAGTGTATTATTTATCAGACCTTCTTGTTGACGTCGGAAATGACTTATTTTGACCAGTTCTATGAGTTGCAGGCTGGTTTCGGCAAGAAATTGCAGCAGGTGGAAAAAATGTTATATATGCCCAGTGAGCGGCAGGCATTGGCTCAGTTGCGGCTGGGTTATAACCAGTACATGGAATATGCCAAACAGCTGCGGGCCCAAAAGGAAAATGTGTTGCGCCAGCAAAAGGATCCCAACTGGCAAAAAGGGGTGGATTTTCAAAGTGTATTGTTTAGGCAAATGCAAGAGAACAAGGCCATGATTGACCGGGTTAAAGAACCGGCGCAGCAGTTGATTGCTGCGAAAATGGTGGACCTGCAGGTCAGCCACAGCCGCAACCAGCGGTTGGTTAAGTTAGCCTGGTTGATGCTGTGTCTGCTCATGGTGGTTGTGTTGATGAGCGGTTTGGTACTCAGACAGTATGTGGTGCGTTTTATTGTGCGTCCCCTGGGTGAAATAGAAGAAAAAACCACGCTTTTGGCGGCGGGCGATCTGACGGCCGCCAGCATTAAAGTGGTGAGCGGGGACGAGATTGGTAGTTTGGCCCGTTCTTTCAATGCCATGCAAAACGAATTACGCCAGCTGGTGGGCGGTATTGGCCAGAGGGCTGGGTTGCTCAGCCGGGTATCAAATGTGCTCAATCAAATTGCCGGTCAGTCGGCCAGGGGTGGACGGCGCAGCAGCGATTCGGCCGGTCGTGTGCAAAGCAGTTTGCAAGAAATTGAAAGTGGTGTGGCAAAGCTAGCGGGTAGTATGCAGGAGGCAGCCCAACTAGCCGTCCAGGGGCGTAGTAGCCTGGCGGGAATGGAGGAGCAGATGAGTCTGATCAGTGTGGCCATGCGGGAAATCAGCACCTGTCTTTGGCAACTGCAAACCGCTGCCGGGCATATCGGCGAGATGTCCAGCGGCATCAAGCGGATTGCTAGTCAAACCGGCATTCTGGCTCTCAATGCGGCTATTGAGGCGGCGCGGGCCGGGGAGGCCGGGCGGGGCTTCGCCGTGGTGGCGGGAGAGGTGAAAGTGCTGGCTGAGCAGACCATGCAGTTTGCCAGGCAGATTGAGCAAAGTTTGGGGGAAGTAAGCAGCAGCATTGCCATTACTGAGCAAGCGGTCGGTCAGGGGAACCAGCGGGTGGAGCAGGGATGTGCCGTCCTGGAGCAAACCATGCAGCAACTGGGTTTGGTGATAACCAATGTGGAGGATTTGGCAGCAAACTTTGCTCAAATAGCTGCCGGTGTGCAGCAGGCCATGCCGTTGGTGGCCGAAATGCATTACGATGCTTGTCAGC